One Natrinema marinum genomic window carries:
- a CDS encoding VOC family protein, with translation MLSGLAWLALEAKYLEPAKAFYEEELGLTVRERSDDELVFAAGETDLVLRRPAGVPRGGLHTHYAFSIPEAEYDDWWDRLSADYDLEEARFGPARSLYLYDPDGNCVELGQQDVAGSGIDGIFEVVLEVEDLDRAQAFYEALGFETVDEGDDRKRVRLHGPMALELWEPHLGIADARGGVHVDLGFETDEPAAALEAVRDRVRAVDRETDDEIVVRDPDGHFLTFTSP, from the coding sequence ATGCTTTCCGGGCTGGCCTGGCTGGCGCTCGAGGCGAAATACCTCGAGCCGGCGAAGGCGTTCTACGAGGAGGAATTGGGGCTGACCGTCCGCGAGCGCAGCGACGACGAGCTCGTCTTCGCGGCGGGCGAGACCGATCTGGTCCTCCGTCGTCCCGCCGGAGTCCCGCGCGGGGGTCTCCACACGCACTACGCGTTCTCGATCCCCGAGGCCGAGTACGACGACTGGTGGGACCGGCTCTCCGCGGACTACGACCTCGAGGAGGCGCGGTTCGGCCCCGCGCGGTCGCTATACCTCTACGATCCCGACGGCAACTGCGTCGAACTCGGCCAGCAGGACGTGGCCGGATCGGGGATCGACGGGATCTTCGAGGTCGTGCTCGAGGTCGAGGACCTCGACCGCGCGCAGGCGTTTTACGAGGCGCTGGGCTTCGAGACCGTCGACGAGGGCGACGACCGGAAGCGCGTGCGCCTCCACGGCCCGATGGCGCTCGAGCTGTGGGAGCCCCACCTGGGCATCGCCGACGCCCGCGGCGGCGTCCACGTCGACCTGGGATTCGAAACGGACGAGCCGGCGGCCGCGCTCGAGGCGGTGCGCGATCGAGTGCGGGCCGTCGATCGGGAGACGGACGACGAGATCGTCGTGCGCGATCCGGACGGGCACTTCCTGACGTTCACGTCGCCGTAG
- a CDS encoding ferritin-like domain-containing protein, whose translation MTSDEVTRLLTEAYNDELETVMNYLSNAIVLDGIHAEEVKESLEVDIQEELDHARMLGDRLKQLDESPPGSESFEARQHSLQPPEDTTDVQSVIEGVLEAEEDAIETYRSLIEAATEANDPVTEDVAVTILSDEEAHRTEFRGFQKEFPMD comes from the coding sequence ATGACATCTGACGAGGTCACTCGGCTACTGACCGAGGCGTACAACGACGAACTCGAGACCGTGATGAACTACCTCTCGAACGCGATCGTCCTCGACGGGATCCACGCCGAGGAGGTCAAAGAGAGCCTCGAGGTGGACATTCAGGAGGAGCTCGACCACGCCCGAATGCTCGGCGACCGGCTGAAACAGCTCGACGAGTCCCCGCCCGGTTCCGAGTCGTTCGAGGCGAGACAGCACAGCCTCCAGCCGCCCGAAGACACGACCGACGTCCAGTCGGTTATCGAGGGCGTCCTCGAGGCCGAAGAGGACGCCATCGAGACCTACCGGTCGCTGATCGAGGCCGCGACAGAGGCGAACGATCCCGTCACGGAGGACGTGGCGGTGACGATCCTCTCCGACGAGGAGGCCCACCGGACGGAGTTCCGCGGGTTCCAGAAGGAGTTCCCGATGGACTGA
- the ilvN gene encoding acetolactate synthase small subunit: MKRGLEGPSPEERPTPRGRRNKQGIRIDPEVEATYEPRRTVISALVEHEPGVLSDVSGLFSRRQFNIESLTVGPTEDEDLARITIVVEEPDPGIDQVEKQLRKLVPVISVRELEPDAMRRELALIKVNADRPAEVAAVADMYDGETVDSSPETATIEVTGARQKIEAAIDTFSQFGIREISRTGTTALARGTDQTAAPEAAQPADGANQETYTQTANDD; the protein is encoded by the coding sequence ATGAAACGTGGATTAGAAGGTCCGAGTCCAGAGGAGCGCCCGACCCCGCGGGGTCGACGCAACAAACAGGGTATCCGCATCGACCCCGAGGTCGAGGCGACCTACGAGCCACGACGTACCGTCATCTCGGCGCTGGTCGAACACGAGCCCGGCGTCCTCTCGGACGTCTCCGGGCTGTTCTCCCGGCGGCAGTTCAACATCGAGAGCCTGACGGTCGGCCCGACCGAGGACGAGGACCTCGCGCGGATCACGATCGTCGTCGAGGAGCCCGATCCCGGTATCGACCAGGTCGAGAAACAGCTGCGCAAACTCGTGCCGGTCATCTCCGTGCGCGAACTCGAGCCAGACGCGATGCGCCGGGAACTGGCCCTGATCAAGGTCAACGCCGACCGGCCCGCCGAGGTCGCCGCCGTCGCGGACATGTACGACGGCGAGACCGTCGACTCGAGTCCGGAGACGGCGACGATCGAGGTGACGGGTGCGCGCCAGAAGATCGAGGCCGCGATCGACACCTTCAGTCAGTTCGGCATTCGAGAGATTTCACGGACCGGGACGACGGCGCTGGCCCGCGGCACCGACCAGACGGCCGCGCCCGAAGCCGCACAGCCCGCCGACGGGGCGAATCAGGAGACATACACGCAGACAGCTAACGATGACTGA
- a CDS encoding oligosaccharide flippase family protein, with protein MRIGQTSFVVFASKLVGSALGFVATLYFARTLGATVLGHYAIVLAIVAWLSLGGQLGIASAVVKRISEGQEPSAHFTAGMVIVAVLGLGLSLGVLAFGAVVNGYVGERVAPFVAVLLLISLSSSLVTAALQGERLVHLSGLLMPIQTGFRSVAQIGLVLTGFGLAGMLIGHAIGAFLAVLLGAAFLSVDVTRPRKRHFRSLFDFAKFSWLSGLKSRSFNDVDIVVLGALVPSALVGVYSVAWSIATFLTLFDSAVSATLFPELSQAEASADRDRISRLITDSLSYGGLIVIPGLFGGVILADRLLRLYGETFTQGTAVLGLLILAALIYGYQKQLMNALNALDRPDIAFRINTVFIVLNALLNILLVWWTGWVGAAVATVLSACVGLVLSYRALRQLVAFTVPAGELARQCAAAVMMAVVVKTGRSLFETSDISHNALIVVSLVAVGALSYFLTLFAVSPQFRTTVTANSPSWLPLRS; from the coding sequence ATGAGAATCGGCCAGACGTCGTTCGTCGTCTTCGCCTCCAAGCTCGTCGGCTCGGCATTGGGGTTCGTCGCGACGCTGTACTTCGCACGTACGCTCGGTGCGACGGTCCTCGGCCACTACGCGATCGTCCTCGCGATCGTCGCGTGGCTCTCGCTCGGCGGCCAACTCGGAATCGCGTCGGCGGTCGTCAAACGGATCAGCGAGGGGCAGGAGCCGTCGGCGCATTTCACCGCTGGGATGGTTATCGTCGCGGTGCTCGGACTGGGGCTTTCGCTGGGCGTACTCGCGTTCGGTGCCGTCGTGAACGGCTACGTCGGCGAGCGAGTCGCACCGTTCGTCGCAGTGCTCTTGTTGATCTCGTTGTCGTCCTCGCTCGTCACCGCCGCGCTTCAGGGAGAACGACTGGTCCACCTTTCCGGACTGCTCATGCCGATACAGACCGGCTTCCGGAGCGTGGCCCAGATCGGACTCGTCCTCACCGGGTTCGGACTAGCGGGGATGCTCATCGGACACGCGATCGGCGCCTTCCTCGCCGTTCTCCTCGGAGCGGCGTTCCTCTCGGTCGACGTGACACGGCCGCGGAAACGCCACTTTCGGAGTCTGTTCGACTTCGCGAAGTTCTCGTGGCTCAGCGGGCTCAAATCCCGCTCGTTCAACGACGTCGACATCGTCGTGCTCGGTGCGCTCGTCCCCTCCGCGCTGGTGGGCGTCTATTCCGTCGCCTGGAGCATCGCGACGTTCCTCACGCTGTTCGACAGCGCGGTGAGTGCCACGCTGTTCCCCGAGCTGAGCCAGGCCGAAGCGTCAGCGGATCGCGATCGGATTTCGAGGTTGATCACCGATTCGCTATCGTACGGCGGTCTGATCGTCATCCCCGGGCTCTTCGGTGGTGTCATCCTCGCCGACCGACTCCTTCGCCTGTACGGTGAGACGTTTACGCAAGGGACGGCCGTCCTCGGGCTCCTGATCCTCGCGGCCCTCATATACGGCTATCAGAAACAACTGATGAACGCCTTGAACGCGCTGGACCGACCCGATATCGCGTTCCGAATCAATACGGTCTTCATCGTGCTGAACGCGTTACTGAACATTCTTCTCGTCTGGTGGACCGGCTGGGTCGGCGCTGCAGTCGCAACCGTCCTTTCCGCGTGTGTCGGATTGGTCCTCTCGTATCGGGCACTTCGGCAACTCGTTGCCTTCACGGTCCCCGCCGGCGAACTGGCGAGACAGTGCGCTGCTGCGGTGATGATGGCTGTCGTGGTTAAAACGGGCCGATCCCTCTTCGAAACATCCGATATCAGCCACAATGCCTTGATCGTCGTCTCCCTCGTTGCGGTCGGAGCACTCAGCTACTTTTTGACGCTGTTCGCGGTCTCCCCCCAGTTCCGAACGACTGTTACCGCTAACTCTCCGTCTTGGCTCCCGCTACGTTCCTGA
- a CDS encoding winged helix-turn-helix transcriptional regulator: MTDADPDREPELELRSRRAIYQHVRANPGVHFRGLLDDLEYAQGTLQYHLRWLEKRGLVDVSDDGKYTRYYPAEEFDEADRAVMNALRREYARRIVAHLAVEGALSTAELSERLDRSPSTVSWHLSKLEEADLVTKERQGRSVAYELRDPERVQYLYTVHRRTFTDRVVDRLFDLWDSY, encoded by the coding sequence ATGACGGACGCCGATCCGGACCGCGAGCCGGAGCTCGAACTCCGGTCGCGGCGGGCGATCTACCAGCACGTCCGCGCCAATCCGGGTGTACACTTTCGCGGCCTGCTCGACGACCTCGAGTACGCCCAGGGAACGCTCCAGTATCACCTCCGCTGGCTGGAAAAACGCGGGCTGGTGGACGTGTCGGACGACGGGAAGTACACCCGGTACTATCCCGCGGAGGAGTTCGACGAGGCCGATCGGGCCGTGATGAACGCGTTGCGACGCGAGTACGCCCGCCGGATCGTCGCCCACCTCGCCGTCGAAGGGGCGCTGTCGACCGCCGAGCTGAGCGAGCGCCTCGACCGGTCGCCCTCGACGGTCTCGTGGCACCTCTCGAAGCTCGAGGAGGCCGACCTCGTGACCAAGGAACGGCAGGGACGCAGCGTCGCCTACGAGTTGCGCGATCCGGAGCGCGTCCAGTACCTCTACACGGTCCACCGGCGGACGTTCACCGACCGGGTCGTCGACCGGCTGTTCGACCTCTGGGACAGCTACTGA
- a CDS encoding ribbon-helix-helix domain-containing protein produces the protein MTEYTTVSIPKDLADRVEETIEGTSFQSTSDLVRFLLRSIVIQHQKEGELTEAEFEEITEQLRGLGYLE, from the coding sequence ATGACCGAATACACCACGGTGTCGATCCCGAAGGATCTCGCCGACCGCGTCGAGGAGACGATCGAAGGGACGAGCTTCCAGAGCACCAGCGACCTCGTTCGGTTCCTCCTGCGCAGTATCGTCATCCAGCACCAGAAAGAGGGCGAACTCACCGAGGCGGAGTTCGAAGAGATCACCGAACAGCTCCGGGGGCTTGGCTACCTCGAGTGA
- a CDS encoding thrombospondin type 3 repeat-containing protein has translation MPTSHSQTIAIVAIVFFVLALPVTWGIADVRETQAVDREKKDLVDSTVATRQAPADYDGDGIRDAADRCPTRPETTNGFQDGDGCPDVVATTGAS, from the coding sequence ATGCCCACGTCGCATAGTCAGACGATCGCGATCGTCGCGATCGTGTTTTTCGTCCTCGCGCTCCCGGTCACGTGGGGGATCGCCGACGTGCGCGAGACCCAGGCGGTCGACCGCGAGAAGAAGGATCTCGTCGATTCGACGGTCGCGACGAGACAGGCGCCCGCGGATTACGACGGCGACGGGATCCGCGACGCCGCGGACCGCTGCCCGACGCGTCCGGAGACGACGAACGGCTTTCAGGACGGCGACGGCTGTCCGGACGTCGTCGCGACGACGGGGGCCTCGTGA
- a CDS encoding LeuA family protein, with translation MQIQCLHKTAHPLTTVRGVEFFQGTLDSTDEIESARVFDTTLRDGEQSPGTSFSYDDKRQIASVLDEMGTHVIEAGFPVNSDAEFEAVRDIASSTSSTTCGLARVVDADIEAALDSGVEMVHTFVSTSDVQIEDSMHATREEVVERAVESVERIKEAGVTCMFSPMDATRTDEEYLIEVIEAVSEAGTDWINIPDTCGVATPTRFKAMIEKVCAHTDAKVDVHTHDDFGLATANALAGIEAGASQAQVSVNSIGERAGNAAYEEYVMAVESLYQTDTGIDTTRITELSEIVEEKSGMATPGNKPVVGDNAFSHESGIHAAGVIENSDTFEPGVMTPEMVGAERKLVMGKHTGTHSVRERLVERGFEPTDEQVKAVTRRVKDYGAEKRRVTVDVLERFAEEAGVERQQEHEEVRA, from the coding sequence ATTCAGATACAATGTCTTCACAAGACAGCCCATCCTCTGACAACAGTCAGGGGGGTCGAGTTCTTCCAGGGCACGTTAGATTCCACTGACGAAATAGAGTCAGCACGTGTCTTCGATACGACCCTCCGGGACGGCGAGCAGTCGCCCGGCACTTCGTTCTCCTACGACGATAAACGGCAGATCGCGTCCGTTCTGGACGAGATGGGAACCCACGTCATCGAGGCCGGGTTCCCCGTCAACTCGGACGCCGAGTTTGAGGCCGTTCGTGATATCGCTTCGTCCACCAGTTCGACGACCTGCGGCTTAGCCCGCGTCGTCGACGCTGACATCGAAGCGGCGCTCGATTCCGGCGTCGAGATGGTGCACACCTTCGTGTCCACCAGCGATGTCCAGATCGAGGATTCGATGCACGCCACCCGCGAGGAGGTCGTCGAACGCGCAGTCGAGTCGGTCGAACGCATCAAAGAGGCGGGCGTGACCTGCATGTTCTCGCCGATGGATGCGACGCGAACCGACGAGGAGTACCTGATCGAGGTCATCGAAGCGGTCTCCGAGGCCGGTACCGACTGGATCAACATCCCGGACACCTGCGGTGTCGCGACGCCGACCCGGTTCAAGGCCATGATCGAGAAGGTCTGTGCCCACACCGACGCGAAGGTCGACGTCCACACCCACGACGACTTCGGGCTGGCCACCGCCAACGCCTTGGCCGGCATCGAAGCCGGCGCGTCCCAGGCGCAGGTGTCGGTCAACTCCATCGGGGAGCGGGCCGGCAACGCCGCCTACGAGGAGTACGTGATGGCCGTCGAGTCGCTCTACCAGACCGATACGGGGATCGACACGACGCGCATCACCGAACTGTCGGAGATCGTCGAGGAGAAGAGCGGGATGGCGACGCCGGGCAACAAGCCCGTCGTCGGCGACAACGCCTTCTCCCACGAGAGCGGCATCCACGCCGCCGGCGTCATCGAGAACTCCGATACCTTCGAACCCGGCGTCATGACCCCGGAGATGGTCGGCGCCGAGCGCAAGCTCGTCATGGGCAAGCACACCGGCACCCACTCGGTACGGGAACGCCTCGTCGAGCGGGGCTTCGAGCCCACCGACGAGCAGGTCAAGGCGGTCACCCGCCGCGTCAAAGACTACGGGGCAGAGAAGCGCCGCGTCACCGTCGACGTCTTGGAGCGCTTCGCCGAGGAGGCTGGCGTCGAACGCCAGCAGGAGCACGAGGAGGTGCGCGCCTGA
- the ilvB gene encoding biosynthetic-type acetolactate synthase large subunit, protein MSERAAKVTPEEEQDDDQITDSAAPDAATESESTTDADAETTTEPVTSGAEAVVRALENAGVEYAFGVQGGAIMPVYDALYDSDIYHVTMAHEQGAAHAADAYGIVSGEPGVCLATSGPGATNLVTGIADADMDSDPMVALTGQVPTEFVGNDAFQETDTTGVTTPITKDNTFSSDSDRVGSDVSEAFALAREGRPGPTLVDLPKDVTKGETDREPDAPKVPDTYRVQERADPEIVDAAAERIETSNKPVMLLGGGVIKGEASEACREFAIEHEIPVITTMPGIGAFPEDHELSLEMAGMHGTGYANMAITHCDTLIGIGTRFDDRLTGGIETFAPDAEVIHVDIDPAEISKNIHADYPLVGDAETVVEQLADAVDASPEAKKWRAQCQQWKSDYSMAYEAPEDEPVQPEFVVEALDEATSDRAIVTTGVGQHQMWACQYWTYTEPRTWVSSHGLGAMGYGLPSAIGARLAADDDQEVVCIDGDGSFLMTLQGLSVAVRENLDITVAVLNNEYIGMVRQWQDAFFEGRHSASDYHWMPEFDKLAEAFGAAGFRIDDYDDVAETIEEAIAYDGPSVIDVHIDPDANVYPMVPSGGDNGQFALTEDQL, encoded by the coding sequence ATGAGCGAACGCGCAGCAAAGGTCACACCGGAAGAGGAACAGGACGACGACCAGATCACCGACAGCGCCGCGCCCGACGCGGCCACCGAGAGCGAGTCGACGACCGACGCCGACGCCGAGACGACGACCGAACCCGTCACCTCGGGCGCCGAGGCCGTCGTCCGCGCGTTAGAGAACGCGGGCGTCGAGTACGCCTTCGGCGTGCAAGGCGGGGCGATCATGCCCGTCTACGACGCCCTCTACGACTCGGACATCTACCACGTGACGATGGCCCACGAGCAGGGCGCGGCCCACGCGGCCGACGCCTACGGCATCGTCTCGGGCGAACCGGGCGTCTGTCTGGCGACCTCTGGCCCCGGCGCGACCAACCTCGTCACCGGCATCGCGGACGCCGACATGGACTCGGATCCGATGGTCGCGCTGACCGGGCAGGTCCCGACGGAGTTCGTCGGCAACGACGCCTTCCAGGAGACAGACACCACCGGCGTCACGACGCCGATCACGAAGGACAACACCTTCTCGAGCGACTCGGACCGCGTCGGCAGCGACGTCAGCGAGGCGTTCGCGCTCGCCCGCGAAGGCCGACCGGGGCCGACCCTGGTCGACCTCCCCAAGGACGTCACCAAGGGCGAGACCGACCGCGAGCCAGACGCCCCGAAAGTGCCCGACACCTACCGCGTGCAGGAACGGGCCGACCCCGAGATCGTCGACGCCGCGGCCGAGCGGATCGAGACCTCGAACAAACCCGTGATGCTGCTGGGCGGCGGCGTCATCAAAGGCGAGGCCAGCGAGGCCTGCCGCGAGTTCGCCATCGAACACGAGATTCCGGTCATCACCACGATGCCCGGTATCGGCGCGTTCCCCGAGGACCACGAGCTGTCCCTCGAGATGGCCGGGATGCACGGCACGGGCTACGCCAACATGGCGATCACCCACTGCGACACGCTGATCGGGATCGGCACCCGGTTCGACGACCGCCTGACCGGCGGCATCGAGACCTTCGCGCCCGACGCGGAGGTCATCCACGTCGACATCGATCCCGCCGAAATCTCGAAGAACATCCACGCTGACTACCCGCTGGTCGGCGACGCCGAGACCGTCGTCGAACAGCTGGCCGACGCCGTCGACGCCTCGCCGGAGGCCAAGAAGTGGCGCGCCCAGTGCCAGCAGTGGAAGTCCGACTACTCGATGGCCTACGAGGCCCCCGAGGACGAGCCGGTCCAGCCGGAGTTCGTCGTCGAGGCGTTAGACGAGGCCACGAGCGACCGCGCGATCGTCACGACCGGCGTCGGCCAACACCAGATGTGGGCCTGTCAGTACTGGACCTACACCGAGCCCCGAACCTGGGTCTCGAGTCACGGCCTCGGCGCGATGGGGTACGGACTCCCGTCGGCGATCGGCGCACGACTCGCGGCCGACGACGATCAGGAGGTCGTCTGCATCGACGGCGACGGCTCGTTCCTGATGACGCTACAGGGGCTGTCGGTCGCCGTCCGGGAGAACTTAGACATCACGGTCGCCGTACTCAACAACGAGTACATCGGCATGGTCCGGCAGTGGCAGGACGCCTTCTTCGAGGGCCGTCACTCTGCCTCGGACTACCACTGGATGCCCGAGTTCGACAAGCTCGCCGAGGCCTTCGGCGCCGCCGGCTTCCGGATCGACGACTACGACGACGTCGCGGAGACGATCGAGGAAGCGATCGCCTACGACGGCCCGTCGGTGATCGACGTCCACATCGACCCCGACGCCAACGTCTACCCGATGGTGCCGAGCGGCGGCGACAACGGCCAGTTCGCGCTGACGGAGGACCAGCTATGA
- a CDS encoding DUF5779 family protein, with translation MSDFDLDLRAVEEHIDDELELEGSIVLGVLDGETPAEEWLEAISKGNVLVLNVDGDVNELASGFARDIKESGGNLVHFRGFLLVTPPGVDVSTERL, from the coding sequence ATGAGCGATTTCGACCTCGACCTTCGGGCCGTCGAGGAACACATCGACGACGAACTCGAGCTCGAAGGGAGCATCGTCCTCGGCGTCCTCGACGGGGAGACGCCGGCCGAGGAGTGGCTCGAAGCGATCTCCAAGGGAAACGTGCTCGTCCTGAACGTCGACGGCGACGTCAACGAACTGGCCTCCGGCTTCGCGCGCGATATCAAAGAGTCGGGCGGTAACCTCGTTCACTTCCGGGGGTTCCTGCTCGTGACGCCGCCGGGCGTCGACGTGAGTACCGAACGGTTATGA
- a CDS encoding arylsulfotransferase family protein, which produces MVRVALGPIAERITRRRLRIVFLTVLVVSGAGIVYSAVADSTAGNTGTVRTVPSTDNHTVVTQSGRIGNIVAYAPNGSRIYSNDTHTKYYDVDPVANASMTVEYAATDTLYAESPQCQDPPCARNVIERANLSTGEVTEIYSQYVYRETAGEWHDADRINDRHIVVADIAADQVFAVDTKTEMIEWTWDAQSEFPVSGGGPYPGNWVHLNDVEYIERGRMAGTVMASLRNQDQVVFIDPETGMLEDWTLGAEDDYSILNEQHNPDYIPESRGGPAVVVADSENGRVQEFQRQNGTWNRSWVWSDAQMQWPRDADRLPGGSTLIVDTDGERVLEVNESGGIVWQARFKHPYDAERLETGDESAGGRSAAALGLASRTSSADDPGGRDIDLGLFEPIVDGFRDLVPSRFVNALVHASPTWLGPSDIGPVIVALSTGLLWGAVELGWFLRARGVGFRSPIYRND; this is translated from the coding sequence ATGGTACGCGTGGCACTCGGGCCGATAGCAGAGCGGATAACGAGACGGCGACTGCGTATCGTGTTTCTGACAGTGCTCGTGGTGAGCGGGGCGGGGATCGTCTACAGCGCGGTCGCCGACTCCACGGCCGGGAACACGGGGACAGTCCGCACCGTCCCGTCGACCGATAATCACACGGTCGTCACGCAGTCCGGCCGAATCGGGAACATCGTCGCGTATGCGCCGAACGGGAGCCGCATCTATTCGAACGACACCCACACGAAATACTACGACGTCGACCCCGTGGCGAACGCCTCAATGACCGTCGAGTACGCCGCGACGGACACGCTGTACGCGGAGAGTCCGCAGTGTCAGGATCCGCCCTGTGCTCGAAACGTCATCGAACGCGCGAACCTCTCGACGGGCGAGGTGACCGAGATCTACTCTCAGTACGTCTATCGAGAGACCGCCGGCGAGTGGCACGACGCCGATCGGATCAACGACCGACACATCGTCGTCGCCGACATCGCCGCCGATCAGGTGTTCGCGGTCGACACAAAGACCGAGATGATCGAGTGGACCTGGGACGCCCAGAGCGAGTTCCCCGTCTCCGGTGGCGGGCCCTACCCCGGCAACTGGGTCCACCTCAACGACGTGGAGTACATCGAACGGGGGCGGATGGCGGGCACCGTAATGGCCAGTCTGCGAAACCAGGATCAGGTCGTCTTCATCGACCCCGAGACCGGTATGCTCGAGGATTGGACGCTCGGCGCGGAAGACGACTACTCGATACTCAACGAGCAGCACAATCCGGACTATATCCCCGAAAGTCGGGGCGGGCCCGCCGTCGTCGTCGCCGACTCCGAGAACGGACGCGTCCAGGAGTTCCAGCGCCAAAACGGGACGTGGAACCGGAGCTGGGTCTGGTCAGACGCACAGATGCAGTGGCCCCGCGACGCCGACCGGTTGCCGGGCGGGAGCACGCTCATCGTCGACACCGACGGCGAGCGGGTGCTCGAGGTGAACGAATCCGGCGGTATCGTCTGGCAAGCCCGGTTCAAACATCCGTACGACGCCGAACGCCTCGAGACCGGCGACGAGAGCGCCGGCGGGCGAAGCGCGGCCGCGCTCGGCCTCGCGTCCCGCACGAGCAGCGCGGACGATCCGGGCGGCCGCGACATCGACCTCGGCCTCTTCGAGCCGATCGTCGACGGGTTCCGGGACCTCGTCCCGTCCCGCTTCGTCAACGCGCTCGTCCACGCCAGCCCGACGTGGCTGGGACCGTCCGACATCGGTCCGGTGATCGTCGCGCTCTCTACGGGGCTGCTCTGGGGAGCGGTCGAACTGGGATGGTTCCTTCGGGCTCGCGGCGTCGGCTTCCGCTCACCCATCTATCGAAACGACTAG
- a CDS encoding FAD:protein FMN transferase, which translates to MSLAETLTAARTRLGDASLTFRCCDTEFVVRTTGYRADAAAERARRTALSLEAELDAFDPESAVARLNRTGSVENEHVARLVRRGLEYAERTGGVFDIRQGAVEHDLKAYLRGDRADLAASFDTDSDGAVGVDGDRVDAEVELDLNGLAKGYIVDRAAAAAAGPGRRGFVSGGGDMSPPTGPVAVESPYGDARPLRVLETDWNVATSGGYRRRRGGVDHVYDPTTQRRGSRHESVTVIAKRDCTEADALATTLAAAPLSDALELAADWPDLEAFVVHDGIFHATEGFDAHVA; encoded by the coding sequence ATGAGCCTGGCGGAGACCCTCACCGCCGCCCGCACGCGACTCGGTGACGCGAGCCTGACCTTCCGGTGTTGCGATACGGAGTTCGTCGTCCGGACGACCGGCTACCGCGCCGACGCCGCGGCCGAGCGCGCACGGCGGACCGCGCTGTCGCTCGAGGCCGAACTCGACGCGTTCGATCCCGAGAGCGCGGTCGCGCGGCTCAACCGGACCGGCAGCGTCGAGAACGAACACGTCGCCCGCCTCGTCCGGCGCGGCCTCGAGTACGCCGAGCGTACCGGCGGCGTCTTCGATATCCGACAGGGCGCGGTCGAACACGACCTGAAGGCGTACCTCCGCGGTGACCGAGCGGATCTCGCGGCGTCGTTCGACACCGACTCGGACGGGGCGGTGGGCGTCGACGGCGACCGCGTCGACGCCGAGGTCGAACTCGATCTCAACGGCCTCGCGAAGGGGTACATCGTCGACCGCGCGGCCGCCGCGGCGGCGGGTCCTGGCCGGCGCGGTTTCGTCAGCGGCGGCGGCGATATGTCGCCGCCGACCGGCCCGGTCGCCGTCGAGAGCCCCTACGGGGACGCCCGCCCGCTCAGGGTCCTCGAGACCGACTGGAACGTCGCCACGTCCGGCGGTTACCGTCGCCGGCGCGGCGGCGTCGACCACGTCTACGACCCGACGACGCAGCGGCGCGGCTCGCGCCACGAGTCGGTCACCGTGATCGCGAAGCGGGACTGTACGGAGGCCGACGCGCTCGCGACGACGCTCGCCGCCGCGCCGCTGTCGGACGCGCTCGAGCTCGCGGCGGACTGGCCCGACCTCGAGGCGTTCGTGGTCCACGACGGCATCTTCCACGCGACGGAGGGATTCGATGCCCACGTCGCATAG